A region from the Stygiolobus caldivivus genome encodes:
- a CDS encoding DUF3834 domain-containing protein — translation MIVSAPFAGPVSFPLLVYKVLSGEKASFELRNTCEDPRPGEVVLDSITNVTKLDVKGYSIVAGVYVRMYSLLGDKGKKVDKVFTIRKGTLADYNARLYAIIKGINEVVNTTPDEVVLRAERGEGLGIVGIEVKVGEILEDEFKTLDYLSPQCVIYAKTDPSEVLRAYEEGIKIINERPEEASMVIASASRYYSPEVMKRIIGIYSHTLTTSRDELEKAVRVYSMVEPKVRELKIEAK, via the coding sequence ATGATAGTTAGTGCACCATTTGCGGGTCCAGTATCGTTTCCGTTACTTGTTTACAAGGTTTTAAGTGGTGAGAAGGCGTCTTTTGAACTCAGGAATACTTGTGAGGACCCAAGACCCGGTGAAGTTGTACTAGACTCTATTACGAATGTAACTAAACTGGACGTAAAGGGCTATTCCATAGTTGCAGGAGTCTACGTTAGGATGTATTCGTTATTAGGTGATAAGGGCAAGAAAGTAGATAAGGTCTTTACAATAAGGAAAGGTACGTTAGCGGACTATAATGCTAGGCTATACGCTATAATAAAAGGGATAAATGAGGTAGTTAATACTACACCAGATGAAGTAGTCCTAAGGGCGGAAAGGGGGGAAGGGCTAGGAATAGTGGGGATAGAAGTTAAAGTAGGTGAAATCTTAGAAGATGAGTTCAAAACCCTAGATTACCTCTCGCCACAATGCGTTATATATGCTAAAACTGACCCCTCCGAGGTTCTTAGAGCTTATGAGGAAGGTATTAAGATAATTAATGAAAGACCTGAAGAAGCGTCTATGGTCATAGCCTCAGCTAGCAGGTACTATTCTCCTGAAGTTATGAAGAGGATTATTGGGATTTACTCTCATACTTTAACCACATCAAGAGATGAGCTAGAGAAAGCGGTCAGGGTTTACAGCATGGTAGAACCAAAAGTGAGGGAATTAAAAATTGAAGCTAAATAA
- a CDS encoding thioesterase family protein, which translates to MQVGESLEKSFKVLPEHAASSISSGAVYVLSTPCMIGFMEDVSFTLVQKYLKDGQTTVGYHVDVKHLAPAPIGSEVRVRSTIVEVNGRKIRFKVEAYYKDIKIGEGFHERVIVDEKEFMGRVTQT; encoded by the coding sequence GTGCAAGTGGGGGAAAGCTTAGAAAAGTCGTTCAAAGTCCTACCAGAACATGCAGCCTCTTCCATATCCAGCGGAGCCGTCTACGTGCTGTCTACACCTTGTATGATAGGGTTCATGGAAGACGTATCTTTTACCTTAGTCCAAAAATACCTAAAGGACGGACAAACTACAGTAGGCTATCACGTTGACGTAAAACATTTAGCACCAGCACCTATAGGCAGTGAGGTAAGAGTAAGGTCAACTATAGTAGAAGTAAACGGGAGGAAAATTAGGTTTAAAGTTGAAGCTTACTATAAGGACATTAAAATAGGAGAAGGTTTTCATGAGAGGGTGATCGTAGACGAAAAGGAATTTATGGGGAGAGTAACTCAAACGTAA
- a CDS encoding alpha/beta hydrolase family protein — protein MISLVLHGKGSSPEKVEWLAKPLRQFGEVLVPEFEIEAKEGVEKALTYNFDLVAGHSRGGLVALIVAALKGKNVIAVSAPSDRRKQREYLSRFSTGTIQNKIYEDIKDLPEEELDYYPLKYAQKIKNALLIHGENDDIVLKEHSIILCEEIKKYGGKCELHIIKGMKHSPLGQHYKVIWDIITDWVKVNSYV, from the coding sequence ATGATTTCTCTCGTACTGCACGGTAAAGGTTCCTCGCCGGAAAAAGTCGAATGGCTCGCTAAACCATTAAGGCAATTTGGTGAGGTCTTAGTCCCAGAGTTCGAGATCGAAGCTAAGGAAGGTGTAGAGAAAGCGTTGACCTATAACTTTGATTTAGTAGCTGGACATTCAAGAGGTGGACTTGTCGCACTTATAGTAGCAGCTCTGAAAGGAAAAAACGTAATAGCAGTCTCTGCCCCATCCGATAGAAGAAAACAGAGGGAGTACCTTTCAAGGTTTTCCACAGGTACTATACAGAATAAGATCTATGAAGATATAAAGGATTTACCAGAAGAAGAATTGGATTATTATCCGCTTAAATATGCACAAAAAATAAAGAATGCTTTGCTTATACACGGAGAAAACGACGATATCGTACTAAAGGAACACTCTATTATACTCTGCGAAGAAATTAAAAAATACGGAGGAAAATGCGAACTACACATCATAAAGGGCATGAAACATTCCCCTTTAGGTCAACATTATAAAGTGATCTGGGATATAATAACAGATTGGGTTAAAGTGAACAGTTATGTCTAA
- a CDS encoding maleate cis-trans isomerase codes for MSKLISLVISEENPTLPRDMETLYPGKFRTFTMKFYPGHGIRRDEVERMYKELSQIKHEVEKGDVIFYARSYGVFYKNQWEKMRRFFSKPLVIATEAIIDRLRELNAKKIYLVTPYNQRRHDYEIKWLKDMGFEVIGSVALGRTGGPAIASTPHELTLQAVNVAQQSSADAIYVACTILSTLPILEKMKGRLPVITASGAMFEIAREKELIDF; via the coding sequence ATGTCTAAGCTTATTTCCCTTGTGATCTCTGAGGAAAACCCCACTTTACCTAGGGACATGGAGACGCTGTACCCGGGTAAGTTTAGGACATTTACTATGAAGTTCTATCCAGGCCATGGGATAAGGAGAGATGAGGTGGAGAGGATGTATAAGGAACTATCACAGATAAAACACGAAGTAGAAAAAGGAGACGTTATATTTTATGCTAGGTCGTATGGTGTGTTCTATAAAAATCAATGGGAAAAGATGAGGAGGTTTTTCTCTAAACCACTAGTTATAGCTACAGAGGCAATAATAGATAGGTTAAGAGAGCTTAACGCCAAAAAAATCTATTTAGTGACTCCTTATAACCAGAGGAGACATGACTACGAAATAAAGTGGCTTAAAGACATGGGGTTTGAAGTAATCGGTTCAGTTGCACTGGGCAGAACCGGGGGGCCTGCTATAGCATCGACACCCCATGAACTTACGCTACAAGCAGTTAACGTTGCACAGCAATCCTCAGCTGACGCCATCTACGTCGCTTGTACCATCCTCTCTACCCTTCCTATACTTGAGAAAATGAAAGGCAGACTTCCCGTTATTACTGCCTCTGGAGCTATGTTTGAAATCGCAAGGGAAAAGGAGCTGATTGATTTCTAA
- a CDS encoding glycerophosphodiester phosphodiesterase gives MIVIGHRGSPAYEPENTLRSFKKAIELGANGIEMDVRRTKDGKLVIIHDEEVDRTTNGKGKVSEYSFEELRKLDAGNGEKIPTLEEVLTQVEAEYYLVEIKEEGYEEQIYEEVQRNKKLDQVVFVSFSFNSLLRLKGKGKNLGLIFTSFKPPLDEARKSGVNYMLPVYSVINRLTVGSMKGFTILTWTVNDIRILEKVIGYGVDGIITDRPDIMSELKRVLKH, from the coding sequence ATGATAGTAATAGGACATAGAGGGTCACCAGCATACGAGCCTGAAAATACCCTACGCTCATTTAAGAAGGCTATAGAACTAGGTGCAAACGGGATTGAGATGGACGTCAGGAGGACTAAGGACGGTAAGTTGGTTATAATCCACGACGAAGAAGTAGATAGGACTACTAACGGGAAAGGAAAAGTAAGTGAGTATAGTTTTGAAGAGTTACGTAAATTAGACGCAGGTAATGGTGAAAAGATACCTACTTTAGAGGAGGTCTTGACTCAAGTTGAAGCGGAATACTACCTCGTTGAAATAAAGGAAGAAGGTTACGAAGAGCAGATATATGAAGAAGTCCAAAGGAATAAAAAACTAGACCAAGTAGTATTTGTCTCATTTTCGTTCAACTCTTTGTTAAGGCTAAAAGGCAAGGGTAAGAACCTCGGTTTAATCTTCACTTCGTTTAAACCGCCCTTAGATGAAGCTAGAAAGTCAGGTGTAAATTATATGTTACCCGTCTATTCTGTTATTAACCGACTTACGGTAGGAAGCATGAAGGGGTTTACAATACTTACGTGGACTGTAAATGACATACGTATTCTAGAGAAAGTGATCGGATACGGTGTCGACGGTATAATAACTGATAGACCGGACATTATGAGTGAGTTAAAGCGGGTATTGAAGCACTAA
- a CDS encoding metallophosphoesterase family protein, giving the protein MGLFKKNSNKSVDKKGEQVKILFTSDIHGSDIVFRKFLNAGLQFKVDAFIIGGDLAGKALYAIVDLGNGKYKIEGREIGKEGLSQVTEEIRKKGEYYTIVSEKEYEEMQYDKELVNQKFREAMENVVRGWIKIAEEKLKGTNIPVYVNLGNDDPEYLFAVIEESEIMRKCEGDIIEIGDHEMISYGYVNPTPWHTPREKDEDTLYRNLKEMADKVRDQSRAIYNLHAPPYNTHLDNAPLLDQNLKPVVKGGEIVFTHVGSTSVRRIIEEYQPLVGLHGHIHESKGFDKLGRTMIFNPGSEYSEGILHSLYLVLEGDKVKTYMFRQG; this is encoded by the coding sequence GTGGGACTGTTCAAGAAGAACTCTAATAAAAGCGTTGATAAGAAGGGGGAACAGGTTAAAATACTCTTTACCAGTGACATCCACGGTTCTGATATCGTATTCAGGAAATTCTTAAATGCAGGGCTCCAATTTAAAGTTGACGCGTTCATAATAGGCGGAGACCTAGCCGGGAAAGCACTCTATGCAATAGTAGACCTAGGTAATGGCAAATACAAGATTGAAGGGAGGGAGATAGGTAAAGAAGGATTATCACAAGTTACAGAAGAAATAAGGAAAAAGGGAGAGTATTATACTATAGTGAGCGAAAAAGAATACGAGGAAATGCAATATGACAAGGAACTAGTAAACCAAAAGTTCAGGGAAGCGATGGAAAACGTAGTTAGAGGATGGATAAAGATAGCCGAGGAAAAACTTAAGGGGACTAACATACCCGTATACGTAAATCTGGGGAATGACGACCCAGAGTATTTGTTCGCGGTTATTGAAGAGTCAGAAATAATGCGTAAATGTGAAGGGGATATAATAGAAATAGGAGACCATGAAATGATATCTTACGGTTATGTAAACCCTACACCTTGGCACACACCGAGAGAAAAGGACGAGGATACTCTTTATAGGAACCTGAAAGAGATGGCTGATAAGGTTAGGGATCAAAGTAGAGCTATTTACAACCTGCATGCGCCCCCATATAATACACACCTAGATAATGCACCGTTACTCGACCAGAATTTAAAACCGGTCGTTAAGGGGGGAGAAATAGTATTTACCCATGTCGGGTCGACAAGTGTAAGGAGGATAATAGAAGAATATCAGCCTTTAGTAGGCCTCCATGGACATATACACGAGTCTAAGGGATTTGATAAGCTAGGGAGGACAATGATCTTTAATCCCGGAAGTGAGTATAGTGAAGGAATCCTTCACTCACTGTATCTGGTCTTAGAGGGGGATAAAGTAAAAACATACATGTTTAGGCAAGGTTGA
- a CDS encoding TldD/PmbA family protein, translating into MSQELEKILEGLKNFEHVIAKKVSVKKAVIKFVLGEVAEVQKIYESNYFITVIKGKKFYSFSLSGTDDLSKVIRSVEDGFSYTVESDIVPLITENDSEIKVREDNIELERMIQDLDIASIDSSLSKSEFPSSGIVNVYEVKTNLLTSKGFRGEEVRVRADGYVRSFNNEYSGQWAFYSDSLKEFDNALKRANELASVTGKVRVDDGKYDVVLSPLVVANFMSYFADFASAFSVLTGSSFFAKFKKGEKVGSDILTISEIPRKARVAEFDDEATFTIDKDIIREGIFNSLLYNNELAELFKERSTGNAGLVYPIAYAFEVRPGDYTVESLLASSENVLFINNNWYTRFQNYYEGTFSTVGRDAVVVYREGKPVGVAGRVRISDSFPNMLKSVKAIGRDAYSVKWWDAPIPTLSPYLYLEKINISKAW; encoded by the coding sequence ATGAGTCAAGAGTTAGAGAAGATATTAGAAGGTTTAAAGAATTTCGAACATGTAATTGCTAAGAAGGTATCGGTAAAGAAAGCCGTAATAAAGTTTGTGTTAGGGGAAGTGGCTGAAGTACAAAAAATCTATGAGTCTAACTATTTCATTACTGTAATCAAAGGTAAAAAATTCTACTCATTTAGCCTGTCCGGGACAGACGATTTAAGCAAGGTTATTAGGAGTGTTGAAGACGGTTTTAGTTATACAGTTGAAAGTGACATTGTACCCCTCATTACAGAAAACGACTCTGAAATAAAGGTGAGAGAAGACAACATAGAACTGGAGAGGATGATCCAAGACCTAGATATAGCTTCTATTGATTCGTCCTTATCAAAGTCCGAGTTTCCGAGCTCTGGGATCGTAAATGTATATGAGGTTAAAACTAATTTACTTACCAGTAAGGGGTTTAGGGGAGAAGAGGTAAGGGTAAGGGCTGATGGTTATGTCAGGTCTTTTAATAACGAATATAGCGGGCAATGGGCGTTTTACTCAGACTCTTTAAAGGAGTTCGATAACGCGTTGAAGAGGGCTAATGAGCTGGCATCGGTAACTGGGAAAGTCAGAGTGGACGATGGTAAGTATGACGTGGTATTGTCTCCTTTGGTTGTAGCTAATTTTATGTCATATTTTGCTGATTTTGCATCAGCATTTAGTGTACTAACTGGGTCTTCCTTTTTTGCCAAGTTTAAAAAGGGAGAAAAAGTAGGTAGTGATATTTTAACTATATCTGAAATCCCTAGGAAGGCTAGGGTAGCTGAGTTTGACGATGAGGCTACGTTTACTATAGATAAGGACATTATAAGGGAAGGCATTTTTAATTCACTCCTTTATAATAATGAATTAGCTGAACTGTTCAAAGAAAGGAGTACTGGTAATGCTGGGCTGGTCTACCCTATTGCGTATGCTTTCGAAGTGAGGCCGGGTGACTATACTGTTGAGTCGTTACTAGCGAGCAGCGAAAACGTGTTGTTTATAAACAATAACTGGTATACAAGGTTTCAGAACTATTATGAAGGCACGTTCTCTACTGTAGGTAGGGACGCAGTAGTCGTTTACCGTGAAGGTAAACCTGTAGGGGTCGCCGGGAGGGTTAGGATCTCTGATTCCTTCCCCAATATGTTAAAGAGCGTGAAAGCAATAGGTAGGGACGCATATAGCGTAAAGTGGTGGGACGCCCCTATACCTACGCTCTCGCCGTATTTATACCTAGAGAAAATAAATATATCAAAAGCGTGGTAA
- a CDS encoding TldD/PmbA family protein — MEELLRKFSEFRYIELRHHSNSYLNIMVVNGKPAGVYSWFKKGYSVRVFDGSHLLFFSSPDPNSIELKKVSFRSWEKGVIESKREKGDFSIQEKIKLESVTTEEKVRLLEELSKSVYGADALKSKVISANFYYTESREEKEILFEDGSKVSGIIPRINLYFSITLKNGDRSATISNGDFGGSGGFELVKNWELEKFLLDTLVSVDKVLEKGKSVTPGRKDVILSNQLAGIIVHESVGHPFEADRVLGREGAQAGLSYLVGRNFGEKIGSESITVIDDPTIYGGSGYYLIDDEGVKAKPKYLIKEGVINELLQDRFSAYKFGVESNGSARASAYDREPLVRMSNTFFKPGDYTFDELVEDVKDGVYLKSYMEWNIDDLRIGERYVGLEAYEIKDGEIGDPLLFPVLETTTFELLSSVDAVDNTLSFYSGTCGKGDPDQGIPVWFGGPNMRARNLMVKVRGE; from the coding sequence ATGGAAGAACTTTTACGTAAGTTCTCGGAGTTTAGATATATAGAGTTACGTCATCATTCTAACTCATACCTGAATATAATGGTAGTTAACGGTAAGCCCGCCGGGGTCTATAGTTGGTTTAAGAAAGGGTATAGTGTAAGGGTATTTGATGGCTCTCATTTGTTGTTTTTTTCCTCCCCTGACCCTAACAGTATTGAGCTAAAGAAGGTCTCTTTCAGGAGCTGGGAAAAGGGGGTCATTGAAAGTAAGAGAGAGAAGGGGGACTTTTCGATACAAGAGAAAATAAAGCTGGAAAGCGTCACAACAGAAGAAAAGGTGAGGTTACTAGAAGAATTGTCTAAGTCTGTTTACGGGGCTGACGCTCTTAAGTCGAAAGTTATCTCCGCTAATTTCTATTATACCGAGTCCCGCGAAGAGAAGGAAATACTCTTTGAAGACGGTAGTAAAGTGAGCGGAATAATCCCTAGGATAAACCTCTACTTTTCAATAACCTTGAAGAACGGGGATAGGTCGGCGACCATTTCTAATGGTGACTTTGGCGGGAGCGGAGGGTTTGAACTAGTTAAAAACTGGGAACTAGAGAAGTTTTTGCTGGACACGTTAGTATCGGTCGATAAGGTGTTGGAGAAAGGAAAGTCAGTGACCCCGGGGAGGAAAGACGTTATTTTGAGTAACCAATTAGCTGGGATAATAGTCCATGAGTCTGTGGGGCATCCTTTTGAGGCTGATAGGGTCTTAGGTAGGGAAGGTGCACAAGCTGGACTGAGTTACCTTGTAGGTAGGAACTTTGGAGAAAAGATAGGTAGTGAAAGTATAACGGTAATAGACGACCCCACTATTTACGGGGGCTCTGGTTATTATCTGATAGACGACGAGGGTGTAAAAGCGAAGCCCAAGTACCTCATAAAGGAAGGGGTGATTAATGAACTGTTGCAAGACAGGTTTTCTGCTTATAAGTTCGGTGTTGAGAGTAACGGCTCAGCTAGGGCTTCTGCTTATGATAGAGAACCCTTGGTAAGGATGTCAAATACGTTTTTCAAGCCCGGTGATTATACATTTGACGAGTTAGTAGAAGACGTTAAGGACGGAGTATACCTGAAGTCCTATATGGAATGGAATATAGATGACTTAAGGATAGGAGAAAGGTATGTGGGCCTTGAGGCATACGAGATTAAGGATGGGGAAATTGGTGACCCCCTCCTCTTCCCTGTCTTAGAGACTACCACATTTGAGCTATTATCTTCGGTTGACGCCGTTGACAACACTCTTTCCTTCTATAGTGGTACTTGTGGTAAAGGTGACCCAGACCAAGGGATCCCGGTCTGGTTCGGGGGCCCTAATATGAGGGCCAGGAACCTTATGGTAAAGGTGAGGGGAGAATGA
- a CDS encoding ammonium transporter yields MPKKISLNGKSLIKLTITLSIVIFVIAFSHLTAAQTTNITSDIQSLNQSILALENHTADYPSAAVPSWLDTGSNAWMLTAATFVGLQSVPGVALYYAGLSKKKYAVNSALMVFYAFAAVLIVWMIAGYNAGFGYPAFIHININNTSYGILGYPLPAWLGSYEAHQTIYGPGPSAVDIPTSTYIFFQFVFAAITPVLLAGGVLERMNFKAWMIFVPLWSLLVYSPVAYWLFAGGWLNQLGAVDFSGGYVIHVDAGVGALAAALAVGPRLASERKLEAHSLPLVLAGAGLIWLGWDGFNGGDPGGATIDAAIAVLNTNIATAASAIAWMLMDMAFFKKPTLVGATSGAITGLVAITPAAGYVNGWEAILIGIASGTIPWLSLYKFEPKLKVDDTLGVFSTHGIAGIVGGLLTGVFADPNVTQYIDSGLRGALYGNWYQLEIQALAAAVVFVYDFAITLGLLKLIGLFIPLQAKPTELAVGDYAFHGEVAYSELLATLPESATGGEKAEVKEEEKEGGEKKK; encoded by the coding sequence ATGCCTAAAAAGATCTCGTTAAATGGAAAAAGCTTAATTAAGCTAACAATAACGTTGAGTATAGTAATTTTTGTAATTGCTTTTTCACATTTAACTGCAGCACAAACAACTAATATAACATCCGATATTCAATCGTTAAACCAGTCCATTTTAGCATTAGAAAACCACACTGCAGATTACCCATCTGCCGCCGTGCCGTCTTGGCTCGATACTGGGAGCAATGCGTGGATGCTCACAGCAGCTACTTTTGTAGGTCTACAAAGCGTACCCGGTGTGGCATTATATTATGCAGGTCTCTCTAAGAAAAAGTACGCTGTTAACTCAGCCTTAATGGTATTCTATGCTTTTGCAGCAGTATTGATTGTCTGGATGATTGCTGGGTATAATGCGGGTTTCGGTTATCCCGCGTTTATTCACATAAATATTAATAATACGAGTTATGGTATATTGGGCTACCCGTTACCCGCATGGCTAGGTAGTTATGAGGCACACCAGACAATCTATGGCCCAGGGCCAAGCGCAGTTGATATACCTACATCTACATATATATTCTTCCAGTTCGTGTTTGCCGCGATCACGCCAGTACTACTTGCCGGGGGAGTCCTAGAGAGGATGAACTTTAAGGCATGGATGATATTCGTACCGCTTTGGTCTCTGTTAGTTTACAGCCCGGTAGCTTACTGGTTATTCGCTGGGGGTTGGTTGAACCAATTAGGAGCTGTAGACTTCAGCGGAGGATACGTAATACATGTAGATGCGGGTGTAGGTGCCTTGGCTGCAGCGCTGGCTGTAGGCCCGAGGTTGGCTAGCGAAAGGAAACTCGAGGCCCACAGTTTACCGCTAGTCCTTGCCGGTGCAGGGCTCATATGGTTGGGTTGGGACGGGTTTAACGGCGGTGACCCGGGCGGAGCTACTATAGACGCTGCAATAGCGGTATTGAACACTAATATAGCTACAGCAGCTAGTGCTATAGCATGGATGTTAATGGATATGGCATTCTTCAAGAAACCTACGCTGGTAGGTGCTACTTCTGGTGCAATAACCGGGTTAGTAGCAATAACTCCAGCAGCAGGTTATGTGAACGGTTGGGAGGCCATACTAATAGGAATAGCGTCCGGTACTATCCCATGGCTATCTTTATACAAGTTTGAGCCTAAATTAAAGGTTGATGATACATTAGGTGTATTCTCCACTCACGGTATTGCTGGTATAGTAGGAGGTCTACTTACCGGTGTGTTCGCTGACCCTAATGTCACTCAGTATATAGACTCCGGCTTAAGAGGAGCACTTTACGGAAACTGGTACCAACTGGAGATACAAGCACTAGCTGCTGCTGTAGTCTTCGTCTATGACTTTGCAATAACTTTAGGTCTACTAAAACTAATAGGGTTATTTATACCGTTGCAGGCTAAGCCTACTGAACTCGCTGTAGGGGATTACGCGTTCCACGGAGAGGTAGCATACTCAGAACTTTTGGCTACTCTTCCCGAATCTGCCACAGGAGGGGAAAAGGCTGAAGTTAAGGAAGAGGAAAAAGAAGGTGGAGAGAAAAAGAAGTGA
- a CDS encoding zinc ribbon domain-containing protein, which yields MQKIYTGRYVNVPLLVQEINNMFLSEGWESQIQQLSMGMMQPGMPQYFDYEIRAMKKGHMHHVETVIVRVKGMPNDFTVIVEEEHIGPLGRELINRRLFGNIDKQITDGLFDMQMPMGGQMGMSTGMQQPMAPQMMGQPAPQAPMPPAQAGQVRCPQCGNMNPPGAKFCLNCGAKLM from the coding sequence ATGCAAAAAATATACACTGGACGATATGTGAACGTACCGTTACTTGTCCAAGAGATAAATAACATGTTCCTAAGTGAAGGGTGGGAGAGCCAGATCCAACAACTGAGTATGGGAATGATGCAACCGGGTATGCCACAGTATTTTGACTATGAAATAAGGGCTATGAAGAAAGGACACATGCACCATGTGGAAACAGTAATTGTTAGGGTAAAGGGTATGCCAAATGACTTTACAGTAATAGTTGAGGAAGAACACATTGGACCTTTAGGTAGAGAACTTATCAATAGGAGACTGTTCGGAAATATCGATAAACAGATAACTGATGGGCTATTCGATATGCAAATGCCTATGGGAGGGCAGATGGGGATGTCCACAGGTATGCAACAGCCTATGGCACCACAAATGATGGGACAACCAGCACCCCAAGCCCCAATGCCCCCTGCACAAGCAGGCCAAGTAAGGTGCCCCCAGTGCGGTAATATGAACCCGCCCGGGGCTAAGTTCTGCCTTAACTGCGGAGCCAAACTAATGTAA